Proteins encoded together in one Kutzneria kofuensis window:
- a CDS encoding QcrA and Rieske domain-containing protein has protein sequence MKTPVWRYVEDLLRQRRPRPFRASEDDAAEVRAAILLRAAEDPGEPTAEFVDGLRDRLAAELGEDRPGNRRRFVKITTAAAAAAAAVGAGIDHVITDAATAAAPKDQNLVPDNGEWRAVVASADLPDGSVRPFDLGAVAGFLRRTGAEVSAVSAVCTHLGCRLRLDAPERKLNCPCHRTSFNVDGSLATHELPVAPPPLPHLLARESNGHVEVFVPPPA, from the coding sequence GTGAAGACTCCAGTGTGGCGTTACGTCGAGGACCTGCTGCGGCAGCGCCGGCCCCGCCCGTTCCGGGCGTCCGAGGACGACGCCGCCGAGGTGCGGGCGGCGATCCTGTTGCGGGCGGCGGAGGATCCGGGGGAGCCGACGGCGGAGTTCGTCGACGGCCTGCGGGATCGGCTGGCGGCCGAGCTGGGGGAGGACAGGCCGGGAAACCGCCGTCGCTTCGTCAAGATCACGACGGCCGCCGCCGCGGCCGCCGCCGCGGTCGGCGCGGGCATCGACCACGTGATCACCGATGCCGCCACGGCCGCCGCGCCGAAGGACCAGAACCTGGTGCCGGACAACGGGGAATGGCGGGCCGTGGTGGCGTCCGCGGACCTGCCCGACGGCAGCGTCCGGCCGTTCGATCTCGGCGCGGTGGCGGGATTCCTGCGGCGCACCGGGGCGGAGGTGTCCGCGGTGTCGGCCGTCTGCACCCATCTCGGCTGTCGGCTGCGGCTGGACGCCCCGGAGCGCAAGCTGAACTGCCCGTGCCACCGGACGTCGTTCAATGTGGACGGATCGTTGGCGACGCACGAGCTTCCGGTCGCCCCGCCGCCGCTGCCGCACCTGCTCGCCCGCGAGTCCAACGGTCACGTCGAGGTGTTCGTGCCACCGCCCGCGTAA
- a CDS encoding RNA polymerase sigma factor — translation MGERQRAEPRGLHLVGEEVYADWEAVYRDNIGRIHRLMYAKVGNRPDAEDLTTEVFLTALKPLRISASVGEVRSYLLATARTVLADYWRRTLGREITTLDEELGMSAPEPAPADPTAPARAAAILAELPERYRRILELRFLGACSIREAAAELGVSVGNAKVLQHRALRQAATVAERMLS, via the coding sequence GTGGGCGAGCGGCAACGGGCCGAGCCGAGGGGGCTGCACCTGGTGGGCGAGGAGGTCTACGCCGACTGGGAGGCGGTCTACCGGGACAACATCGGCCGGATCCACCGGCTGATGTACGCCAAGGTCGGCAACCGGCCGGACGCGGAGGACCTGACGACCGAGGTGTTCCTGACCGCGCTGAAGCCGCTGCGCATCTCGGCCAGCGTCGGTGAGGTCCGGTCCTACCTGCTGGCCACGGCCCGCACCGTGCTGGCGGACTACTGGCGGCGCACCCTCGGCCGGGAGATCACCACCCTCGACGAGGAGCTGGGCATGTCGGCGCCGGAGCCGGCGCCGGCGGACCCGACCGCGCCGGCCCGGGCGGCGGCGATCCTGGCCGAGCTGCCCGAGCGCTACCGGCGGATCCTCGAGCTGCGGTTCCTCGGCGCCTGCTCGATCCGGGAGGCCGCCGCCGAGCTGGGGGTCTCCGTCGGCAACGCGAAGGTGCTGCAACACCGGGCGCTCCGGCAGGCCGCGACGGTGGCGGAAAGGATGCTGTCGTGA
- a CDS encoding MFS transporter, protein MAAARFRDVAAVGQFRALWLAHAQSRVGDQLARVALSVLVFERTRSPAWTALTYAMTILPNLAGGTLLAGLADRFDRRTVMVVADVVRAGLVAVMVIPGQPIAVLVVLLCLVQLPFAPFSAARNAILPRVLHGDRYMVGLAVMRTTDQLGLVGGIAVGAALVTCLGTSTTLLIDAATFAASAMLIGLGVGRHRPPRAGHKTRLSGGLQTVAGNPQLRALTAIACVNGFYVVPESLAVPYAAQLDQGTGAVGWLLAAVPAGSIVGMIWLKGLRPDLRLRLMAPLTVATCAILVPSAWAPVLAVSVVLWAASGLASAHDMVVQGAFVQRAPDESRGQAIGLAGAAMQAAQGLGIVLAGLLAQVLTPAAVVGLAGAAGVVAAVGAAALWRRAAI, encoded by the coding sequence GTGGCGGCGGCACGGTTCCGGGATGTGGCGGCGGTGGGCCAGTTCCGGGCGTTGTGGCTCGCCCACGCGCAGTCGAGGGTCGGCGACCAGCTGGCGCGGGTGGCGTTGTCGGTGCTGGTGTTCGAACGCACGCGGTCGCCGGCGTGGACGGCGTTGACGTACGCGATGACGATCCTGCCGAACCTGGCGGGCGGGACGCTGCTGGCGGGGTTGGCGGACCGCTTCGACCGGCGCACGGTGATGGTGGTGGCGGACGTGGTCCGCGCCGGGCTGGTGGCGGTGATGGTGATCCCGGGCCAGCCGATCGCGGTGCTGGTGGTGCTGTTGTGCCTGGTGCAACTGCCGTTCGCCCCGTTCTCCGCCGCACGCAACGCGATCCTCCCGAGGGTGCTGCACGGCGACCGGTACATGGTCGGGCTGGCGGTGATGCGCACGACGGACCAGCTCGGGCTGGTCGGCGGCATCGCGGTGGGCGCGGCGCTGGTGACCTGTCTGGGCACGTCGACGACGCTGCTGATCGACGCGGCGACGTTCGCGGCGTCGGCGATGCTGATCGGACTGGGCGTCGGCAGGCACCGGCCGCCGCGGGCGGGGCACAAGACCAGGCTGAGCGGGGGGCTGCAAACAGTCGCCGGGAATCCGCAGCTCCGGGCACTGACGGCGATCGCCTGCGTGAACGGCTTCTACGTGGTGCCGGAGTCGCTGGCGGTGCCGTACGCGGCGCAGCTGGACCAGGGCACTGGGGCGGTGGGCTGGCTGCTCGCGGCAGTCCCGGCGGGCTCGATCGTGGGCATGATCTGGCTCAAGGGCCTGCGCCCCGACCTGCGGCTACGGCTGATGGCGCCGCTGACGGTCGCGACGTGCGCGATCCTCGTGCCGAGTGCCTGGGCCCCGGTGCTGGCGGTGTCGGTGGTGCTGTGGGCGGCGTCCGGGCTGGCCAGCGCGCACGACATGGTGGTGCAGGGGGCCTTCGTGCAGCGCGCACCGGACGAGTCGAGGGGGCAGGCGATCGGCCTGGCCGGGGCGGCGATGCAGGCGGCGCAGGGCCTGGGCATCGTGCTGGCGGGTCTGCTGGCGCAGGTCCTCACGCCGGCCGCCGTGGTCGGACTCGCGGGGGCGGCCGGCGTGGTCGCCGCGGTCGGCGCCGCAGCACTGTGGCGACGGGCGGCGATCTGA
- a CDS encoding GGDEF domain-containing protein, translated as MGWVRGFEVWTTPRHVLAYVLVVDALAVLATGATAALLPVTGTDWTRLGILAACVLAHVELSRSIERTRKLASGAGPFVDGLTVWHFTAVLILPAPLATALVVFTQTYVWLRVWRGRRPLYKWVFSAATVLLATQASAVLLLAAPGPHPGLPSGWIGLAFVLAAAVLRWLINYSLILGAILVSSPDLRAGQIVGEFGEQVLEAGAMGIGLAAAGLVEYDPRLLVGVVVGLYALHRSVLLPQFRRASRTDGKTGLYTPNWWHQIAEGAFTRAVAARTSLGVLMLDLDHFKRLNDTHGHLAGDQVLRAVADAITDAVRSYDAACRWGGEEFAILLPDVGAAELREIAERLRNQIRSLAVDIPDEQITVSIGGALYPSPAIASLDDLQLAADAALYAAKAAGRDRVHLAPPAN; from the coding sequence GTGGGATGGGTCCGCGGCTTCGAGGTGTGGACCACGCCTCGGCACGTGCTGGCGTACGTGCTGGTGGTCGACGCCCTGGCGGTGCTCGCCACCGGCGCGACCGCCGCGCTGCTGCCCGTCACCGGCACCGACTGGACACGGCTGGGGATCCTCGCCGCCTGCGTCCTCGCCCACGTGGAGCTGTCCCGGTCCATCGAACGCACCCGCAAGCTGGCCTCCGGCGCTGGGCCGTTCGTCGACGGGCTGACGGTCTGGCACTTCACCGCCGTGCTGATCCTGCCCGCGCCGCTGGCGACCGCGCTGGTCGTGTTCACGCAGACCTACGTGTGGCTCCGTGTCTGGCGGGGCCGGCGGCCGCTGTACAAGTGGGTGTTCAGCGCGGCGACCGTGCTGCTGGCCACGCAGGCGTCGGCCGTCCTCCTGCTCGCCGCCCCCGGGCCGCATCCCGGCCTGCCCAGCGGCTGGATCGGCCTCGCCTTCGTGCTGGCCGCCGCCGTGCTCAGGTGGCTGATCAACTACTCGCTCATCCTCGGCGCGATCCTCGTGTCCTCCCCCGACCTGCGCGCCGGCCAGATCGTCGGCGAGTTCGGCGAGCAGGTCCTCGAAGCCGGGGCCATGGGCATCGGACTGGCCGCCGCCGGCCTCGTCGAGTACGACCCGAGGCTGCTGGTCGGCGTGGTCGTCGGTCTCTACGCCCTGCACCGCAGCGTGCTGCTGCCGCAGTTCCGCCGCGCCTCGCGGACCGACGGCAAGACCGGCCTGTACACCCCGAACTGGTGGCACCAGATCGCCGAGGGGGCCTTCACCCGGGCCGTGGCCGCCCGCACCTCGCTCGGCGTGCTGATGCTGGACCTCGACCACTTCAAGCGGCTCAACGACACCCACGGGCACCTCGCCGGCGACCAGGTGCTGCGGGCGGTCGCCGACGCCATCACCGACGCCGTCCGCAGCTACGACGCCGCATGCCGGTGGGGCGGCGAGGAATTCGCCATCCTGCTGCCCGATGTCGGCGCCGCCGAGCTCCGGGAGATCGCCGAGCGCCTCCGGAACCAGATCCGCTCGCTGGCCGTCGACATCCCCGACGAGCAGATCACCGTGTCCATCGGCGGGGCCCTCTACCCCAGCCCCGCCATCGCCAGCCTCGACGACCTGCAACTGGCCGCCGACGCCGCCCTCTACGCCGCCAAGGCCGCCGGGCGCGACCGGGTGCACCTCGCGCCGCCGGCGAACTGA
- a CDS encoding DUF3500 domain-containing protein: MTDRNPAERMVDAASAWLDSLDDEQRAAAAWPWPAEDERHRWYYTPTDHGGLPLTLMRPAQQQLAMRLVATGLSRAGFVTVSTILGLENVLDQLEGWQVDWGRERGRDPQLYWLRLFGEPSTEGPWSWRFGGHHVSVHHLVLNGTVQASTPCFLGADPAASPLLGGHLLRPLEAVEDLARDLVRSFDDEQTARAVISAVAPTDIVTGNRPRVGAGDAALGLPEVWRGRFTDPRLADSVEEFQRQADAKAGIQQSHHDQLSLTATPKGVPAAAMSAEQRDQLRAVLMTFVGRVPDELAEREAAKFAGDRLLDVHFAWAGGTEPGQPHYYRLQGPHLLAEYDNTQRDVNHVHSVWRDPENDFGDDVLARHIAAHHR, translated from the coding sequence GTGACAGACCGCAATCCGGCCGAGCGCATGGTGGACGCGGCATCGGCCTGGCTCGACAGTCTCGACGACGAGCAGCGTGCCGCGGCGGCGTGGCCGTGGCCGGCGGAGGATGAGCGGCATCGCTGGTACTACACCCCGACGGATCACGGCGGCCTGCCGCTGACGCTGATGAGGCCGGCTCAGCAGCAGTTGGCGATGCGGCTGGTGGCGACGGGCCTGTCCCGGGCCGGTTTCGTGACGGTGTCGACGATCCTGGGCCTGGAGAACGTGCTGGACCAGCTGGAGGGCTGGCAGGTCGACTGGGGCCGGGAGCGGGGCCGCGACCCGCAGCTGTACTGGCTGCGGCTGTTCGGCGAGCCGTCGACCGAGGGCCCCTGGTCGTGGCGGTTCGGCGGGCACCACGTCTCCGTACACCATCTTGTACTGAACGGGACAGTACAAGCCAGCACGCCGTGCTTCCTCGGCGCCGACCCGGCGGCGTCACCGCTGCTCGGCGGACATCTGCTGCGCCCGCTCGAGGCCGTCGAGGACCTCGCCCGGGACCTGGTCCGCTCCTTCGACGACGAGCAGACCGCGCGAGCGGTGATCAGCGCGGTGGCGCCGACGGACATCGTGACCGGCAACCGGCCCCGCGTCGGCGCCGGCGACGCCGCGCTGGGGCTGCCGGAGGTCTGGCGCGGGCGGTTCACCGATCCCCGGCTGGCCGACTCCGTCGAGGAGTTCCAGCGCCAGGCCGACGCCAAGGCCGGCATCCAGCAGTCGCACCACGATCAGTTGAGCCTGACGGCGACGCCGAAGGGCGTGCCGGCCGCCGCCATGTCGGCCGAGCAGCGGGATCAGCTGCGAGCAGTGCTCATGACCTTCGTCGGCCGTGTTCCGGACGAGCTCGCCGAGCGGGAGGCGGCGAAGTTCGCCGGCGACCGGCTGCTCGACGTGCACTTCGCCTGGGCGGGCGGGACCGAGCCCGGCCAGCCGCACTACTACCGGCTGCAGGGCCCGCACCTGCTGGCCGAGTACGACAACACCCAGCGCGACGTCAACCACGTGCACTCGGTATGGCGGGACCCCGAGAACGACTTCGGCGACGACGTCCTGGCCAGGCACATCGCCGCCCACCACCGCTGA
- a CDS encoding SDR family oxidoreductase gives MKIVVIGGTGLIGSNAVAKLRAEGHEAVPAAPSTGVNTLTGEGLKEVLQGADVLVDVSNSPSFADDDVMDFFTTSTGNLTEAAEEAGVGHYVALSIVGIDRAPDIGYYRAKVAQESALRAAGLPHTIIRATQFFEFAGGIADMCTVDGTVRLPAAKAQPMAAADVSTAVARTAAGDPFNGIFEIAGPEVFTLEEWVRTVLDSRQDPRAVVTDPQAKFFGGVPGQTALLPGPDVRLAQTRLAAWLTAEREK, from the coding sequence ATGAAGATCGTGGTCATCGGGGGCACCGGGCTGATCGGCTCGAACGCCGTGGCGAAACTGCGGGCGGAGGGCCACGAGGCGGTGCCGGCCGCGCCGAGCACCGGCGTGAACACCCTCACCGGCGAGGGCCTGAAGGAGGTGCTGCAGGGCGCGGACGTGCTGGTGGACGTGTCCAACTCGCCGTCGTTCGCCGACGACGACGTGATGGACTTCTTCACCACCTCGACCGGCAACCTGACCGAGGCGGCCGAGGAGGCCGGCGTCGGGCACTACGTGGCGCTGTCCATCGTCGGCATCGACCGGGCGCCGGACATCGGCTACTACCGGGCCAAGGTCGCGCAGGAGAGCGCGCTGCGGGCCGCCGGCCTGCCGCACACGATCATCCGCGCCACCCAGTTCTTCGAGTTCGCCGGTGGCATCGCCGACATGTGCACGGTCGACGGCACGGTGCGGCTGCCGGCCGCGAAGGCGCAGCCGATGGCCGCCGCCGACGTGTCCACCGCGGTCGCCCGCACCGCCGCCGGCGACCCGTTCAACGGCATCTTCGAGATCGCCGGACCGGAGGTGTTCACCCTGGAGGAGTGGGTCCGCACGGTGCTCGACTCGCGGCAGGACCCGCGCGCGGTGGTCACCGACCCGCAGGCCAAGTTCTTCGGCGGCGTCCCCGGGCAGACCGCCCTGCTGCCCGGCCCGGACGTCCGCCTGGCGCAGACGCGGCTCGCCGCCTGGCTCACGGCTGAACGCGAGAAGTGA
- a CDS encoding cupin domain-containing protein — protein sequence MSTLHDHNLGNPYADGPPPQLDVISTVPGAPQIPENAEAMTIHVTLPPGSPGAPPHRHSGPAYGYVLKGEMVFELEGEPARVVKAGETFWEPGGDVIHYQDGNNLADQESAFVVTMFCVPGQPMLVPVSAEELEARKDRRAPRT from the coding sequence GTGAGCACGCTGCATGATCACAACCTGGGAAACCCGTACGCCGACGGGCCGCCGCCGCAGCTGGACGTGATCTCGACGGTGCCCGGCGCACCGCAGATCCCCGAGAACGCCGAGGCCATGACCATCCACGTCACGCTGCCGCCGGGCAGCCCGGGCGCGCCGCCGCACCGCCACTCCGGGCCCGCCTACGGCTACGTGCTCAAGGGCGAGATGGTCTTCGAGCTGGAGGGCGAGCCGGCCCGCGTGGTCAAGGCCGGCGAGACGTTCTGGGAGCCGGGCGGCGACGTCATCCACTACCAGGACGGCAACAACCTGGCCGACCAGGAGTCCGCGTTCGTCGTCACCATGTTCTGCGTGCCCGGCCAGCCGATGCTGGTCCCGGTCAGCGCGGAGGAGCTGGAGGCGCGCAAGGACCGACGGGCGCCGCGTACATGA
- a CDS encoding LuxR family transcriptional regulator, with protein sequence MTTAPKTSLTVVAQGQLDTARNCPQKRSAHTVHGGPEHSLRQTVIALLANEHLHEQEHRSETTVHVLQGRVRLVAGRDSWEAVPGDLLALPDRRHRVEAVTDAVFLFTNAVSVGVQPDG encoded by the coding sequence ATGACGACGGCCCCGAAGACGTCGCTGACGGTGGTGGCGCAGGGCCAGCTCGACACGGCCCGCAACTGCCCGCAGAAGCGCAGCGCCCACACCGTGCACGGCGGGCCCGAGCACTCGCTGCGCCAGACGGTGATCGCGTTGCTGGCCAACGAACATCTGCACGAGCAGGAGCACCGCAGCGAGACCACGGTGCACGTGCTGCAGGGGCGGGTGCGGTTGGTCGCCGGGCGCGACTCGTGGGAGGCCGTGCCGGGCGACCTGCTGGCGCTGCCGGACCGGCGGCACCGCGTCGAGGCCGTGACGGACGCGGTTTTCCTGTTCACGAACGCGGTTTCCGTTGGCGTTCAACCCGACGGATGA
- a CDS encoding sigma-70 family RNA polymerase sigma factor has translation METTTLDDAAAVFAEVRPRLFGIAYRMLGSAVDAEDLVQEVWIRWQTCDRSVVENPAAYLATTATRLAINATQTAYARRESYVGPWLPEPVDTSADPQLGAERAAALELGVLLLLEKLTPTERAAYVLREAFDYPYQQIAEIVQTTEVTARQYVSRARKHLAAERRAPVDPAEQQRLLTAFVQAAQAGDLSALEDLFAEDVVSYSDGGGVARATKVVVTGAEQVAKLIRAWGSGPFWTGLDTVLATLNGAPAMVLKRAGETIGVVTVTGSADGIDQVMWVINPAKLTAV, from the coding sequence ATGGAGACCACGACCCTGGACGACGCGGCCGCGGTCTTCGCCGAGGTGCGGCCCCGCCTGTTCGGCATCGCCTACCGCATGCTGGGCAGCGCGGTCGACGCCGAGGACCTGGTACAGGAGGTCTGGATCCGCTGGCAGACCTGCGACCGGTCCGTGGTCGAGAACCCGGCCGCCTACCTGGCCACCACGGCCACGCGGCTGGCCATCAACGCGACGCAGACCGCCTACGCGCGGCGGGAGAGCTACGTGGGCCCGTGGCTGCCCGAACCCGTGGACACCTCGGCCGACCCGCAGCTGGGGGCCGAGCGGGCGGCCGCGCTGGAGCTGGGTGTGTTGCTGCTGCTGGAAAAGCTCACGCCGACCGAGCGGGCCGCGTACGTGCTGCGGGAGGCGTTCGACTACCCGTACCAGCAGATCGCCGAGATCGTGCAGACCACCGAGGTGACCGCCCGGCAGTACGTGAGCCGTGCGCGCAAGCACCTGGCCGCCGAGCGGCGGGCCCCGGTGGATCCGGCCGAGCAGCAGCGCCTGCTGACCGCGTTCGTACAGGCCGCGCAGGCCGGGGACCTGTCGGCGCTGGAGGACCTGTTCGCCGAGGACGTGGTCAGCTACTCGGACGGCGGCGGCGTGGCCCGCGCGACCAAGGTCGTGGTCACCGGGGCCGAGCAGGTGGCCAAGCTCATCCGCGCCTGGGGGTCCGGCCCCTTTTGGACCGGCCTGGACACGGTGCTCGCGACCCTCAACGGCGCGCCCGCCATGGTGCTCAAGCGAGCCGGCGAGACGATCGGCGTGGTCACGGTCACCGGCTCGGCCGACGGCATAGACCAGGTGATGTGGGTGATCAACCCGGCCAAGCTCACCGCGGTGTAA
- a CDS encoding methylenetetrahydrofolate reductase, translated as MSCAHVLDRLTGPGPVFSVEFFPPRDEADEQRLWLAIRQLEGLEPAFMSVTYGAGGSSRDRTIRTTGRVVQETSLLPMAHLTAVDHSVAELRNVIGWYAAVGVRNILAVRGDPPGDPMGEWVKHPQGLSYAEELVALVKGLGDFCVGVSAFPYGHPRSEDLDTDTKYLVRKFRAGADFAIAQLFFEAEDFLRLRDRLAKRGCDAPLLPGILPLTTVRTLRKTVELSGAPVPPSLARRLDPLVDDPKAFRAEGIDIVTELAQRLIDEGVPGVHFYTFNMSKATTEVVERLGLVPARA; from the coding sequence TTGTCGTGCGCGCATGTGCTGGACCGCCTGACGGGGCCGGGACCCGTGTTCTCGGTGGAGTTCTTCCCGCCCCGCGACGAGGCCGATGAGCAGCGGCTCTGGCTGGCGATCCGGCAGTTGGAGGGCCTGGAGCCGGCGTTCATGTCGGTCACCTACGGGGCCGGCGGGTCCAGCCGCGACCGGACGATCCGGACCACCGGTCGTGTGGTGCAGGAGACGTCGCTGTTGCCGATGGCACACCTGACGGCCGTGGACCACTCGGTGGCGGAGCTGCGCAACGTCATCGGCTGGTACGCCGCGGTGGGCGTGCGCAACATCCTCGCCGTGCGCGGCGACCCGCCCGGCGACCCGATGGGGGAGTGGGTCAAGCACCCACAGGGGTTGTCCTACGCCGAGGAGCTGGTCGCCCTGGTCAAGGGCCTGGGCGACTTCTGTGTCGGCGTCTCCGCCTTCCCGTACGGGCACCCGAGGTCGGAGGATCTCGACACCGACACCAAGTACCTGGTGCGGAAGTTCCGGGCCGGCGCGGACTTCGCCATCGCGCAGCTGTTCTTCGAGGCCGAGGACTTCCTGCGGTTGCGGGACCGGCTGGCCAAGCGGGGCTGTGACGCCCCGCTGCTGCCCGGGATCCTGCCGCTGACCACGGTCCGGACGCTGCGCAAGACGGTCGAGCTGTCCGGCGCCCCGGTGCCGCCGTCGCTGGCCCGCCGGCTGGATCCGCTGGTGGACGACCCGAAGGCGTTCCGCGCCGAGGGCATCGACATCGTCACGGAACTGGCGCAGCGGCTGATCGACGAGGGCGTGCCGGGCGTGCACTTCTACACGTTCAACATGTCCAAGGCGACCACCGAGGTGGTCGAACGCCTCGGACTGGTGCCGGCCCGCGCGTAG
- the metE gene encoding 5-methyltetrahydropteroyltriglutamate--homocysteine S-methyltransferase → MTPTSTASRATVYGYPRQGADRRLKKSIESYWAGRVDADALLGTARELRRQNLAELRDAGIDEIPSNYFSFYDHVLDTAWLLGAIPERHLAAVPDATTPAGRLDRYFAMARGTADAPPMEMTKWFDTNYHYLVPELGPDTRFTLDAGKPLAEFAEALDQGVRTRPVLVGPVSFLLLAKDPTGADGFRPLDLLDRVVPLYVDLLRQLRAAGAEWVQLDEPALVTDQPADVLGKVAETYAALAAEPARPKILVASYFDRLGDALPVLASAPVEGLALDFTGNAAANLDGLAKIGGVQDKRLVAGVVNGRNVWAVDLADALGTLGTLLGLAGSVDVAASCSLLHVPLDVTLDTDLDPEIAGWLSFARQKLDEIVTLRRGLTEGRNAISNTLHVNASRLASRAASPIVKVPAVRERVAAVTDADLHRTSPYGERTKAQRDRLRLPELPTTTIGSFPQTAELRKARAALRAGRLDQDAYREAMRAEIRSVVAEQERIGLDVLVHGEPERNDMVQYFGEQLTGFLATQHGWVQSYGTRYVRPPIIVGDVARPAPMTVEWATYAQSLTERPVKGMLTGPVTMLAWSFVRDDQPAGDTARQVALALRDEVVDLEAAGIKVIQVDEPALRETLPLRTADRAAYLDWAVASFRLATSGVRDDTQVHTHMCYAEFGDVLQAIIDMDADVISLEAARSNMAVVADLARAGYPNEAGPGVWDIHSPRVPSVEEIVGHLRTATAAFPAERLWVNPDCGLKTRGYPEVRATLANLVAATGRLRSR, encoded by the coding sequence GTGACCCCGACAAGCACCGCCAGCCGTGCCACCGTGTACGGCTATCCTCGCCAGGGCGCCGACCGCCGGCTGAAGAAGTCGATCGAGTCGTACTGGGCGGGCCGTGTCGACGCCGATGCCCTGCTCGGCACGGCGCGTGAGCTGCGCCGGCAGAACCTGGCCGAGCTGCGCGACGCCGGCATCGACGAGATCCCGAGCAACTATTTCTCGTTCTACGACCATGTCCTGGACACGGCGTGGCTGCTCGGCGCGATCCCCGAGCGGCACCTCGCCGCCGTGCCGGACGCGACGACCCCGGCCGGCCGGCTGGACCGCTACTTCGCCATGGCGCGCGGCACCGCGGACGCGCCGCCGATGGAGATGACCAAGTGGTTCGACACCAACTACCACTACCTCGTGCCGGAGCTCGGGCCGGACACCCGGTTCACGCTGGACGCCGGCAAGCCGCTGGCGGAGTTCGCCGAGGCCCTCGACCAGGGCGTGCGAACCCGGCCGGTGCTCGTCGGCCCGGTCAGCTTCCTGCTGTTGGCCAAGGACCCGACCGGCGCCGACGGCTTCCGGCCGCTGGACCTGCTCGACCGGGTCGTCCCGCTGTACGTGGACCTGCTGCGGCAACTGCGCGCGGCCGGCGCGGAGTGGGTCCAGCTGGACGAGCCGGCGCTCGTCACCGACCAGCCGGCCGACGTGCTGGGCAAGGTCGCCGAGACCTACGCGGCCCTGGCGGCCGAGCCGGCGCGCCCGAAGATCCTCGTCGCCTCCTACTTCGACCGCCTCGGCGACGCGCTGCCGGTGCTGGCGTCCGCGCCGGTCGAGGGCCTGGCGCTGGACTTCACCGGCAACGCCGCGGCCAACCTCGACGGCCTGGCCAAGATCGGCGGCGTCCAGGACAAGCGGCTGGTCGCCGGCGTCGTCAACGGCCGCAACGTCTGGGCCGTTGACCTGGCCGACGCCCTCGGCACGCTGGGCACGCTGCTCGGGCTGGCCGGCTCGGTGGACGTGGCGGCGTCCTGCTCGCTGCTGCACGTGCCGCTCGACGTCACCCTCGACACCGACCTGGACCCGGAGATCGCCGGCTGGCTGTCGTTCGCGCGGCAGAAGCTGGACGAGATCGTCACGCTGCGCCGGGGCCTGACCGAGGGCCGCAACGCCATCAGCAACACCTTGCACGTCAACGCCAGCCGGCTGGCCTCCCGTGCGGCCTCGCCGATCGTCAAGGTGCCGGCCGTGCGGGAGCGTGTCGCCGCCGTCACCGACGCCGACCTGCACCGCACGAGCCCGTACGGGGAGCGGACGAAGGCCCAGCGGGACCGGCTGCGGCTGCCGGAGCTGCCGACCACCACCATCGGCTCGTTCCCGCAGACCGCCGAGCTGCGCAAGGCCCGCGCCGCGCTGCGGGCCGGCCGGCTCGACCAGGACGCCTACCGGGAGGCGATGCGCGCCGAGATCCGCTCGGTCGTCGCCGAGCAGGAGCGGATCGGCCTGGACGTGCTGGTGCACGGCGAGCCGGAGCGCAACGACATGGTCCAGTACTTCGGCGAGCAGCTCACCGGCTTCCTGGCCACGCAGCACGGCTGGGTCCAGTCGTACGGCACCCGCTACGTCCGGCCGCCGATCATCGTCGGCGACGTGGCGCGGCCGGCGCCGATGACCGTCGAGTGGGCCACCTACGCGCAGAGCCTGACCGAACGCCCGGTCAAGGGCATGCTGACCGGCCCGGTCACCATGCTGGCCTGGTCGTTCGTGCGGGACGACCAGCCGGCGGGCGACACCGCCCGCCAGGTCGCCCTCGCCCTGCGCGACGAGGTCGTCGACCTGGAGGCCGCCGGCATCAAGGTCATCCAGGTGGACGAGCCGGCGCTGCGGGAGACCCTGCCGCTGCGCACCGCCGACCGCGCCGCGTACCTGGACTGGGCCGTCGCCTCGTTCCGGCTGGCCACCTCGGGCGTGCGGGACGACACCCAGGTCCACACCCACATGTGCTACGCGGAGTTCGGTGACGTGCTGCAGGCCATCATCGACATGGACGCCGACGTGATCAGCCTGGAGGCGGCCCGGTCGAACATGGCCGTCGTCGCCGACCTGGCCCGCGCCGGCTACCCCAACGAGGCCGGACCGGGCGTGTGGGACATCCACTCGCCGCGCGTCCCGTCGGTCGAGGAGATCGTCGGCCACCTGCGCACCGCCACGGCGGCGTTCCCGGCCGAGCGGCTGTGGGTGAACCCCGACTGCGGCCTCAAGACCCGTGGCTACCCCGAGGTCCGGGCCACCCTGGCCAACCTGGTCGCCGCCACCGGCCGGTTGCGGTCGCGCTAG